The following coding sequences are from one Nicotiana tomentosiformis chromosome 3, ASM39032v3, whole genome shotgun sequence window:
- the LOC138908386 gene encoding uncharacterized protein, with the protein MTPPSGDEEVLPSSPKQVKEKKRKGAPSSPGSENKKSVRKSRKPKGDTGVMPSDLIRRLRDEPEEGEEEDNSKLVTLVRANVLIQKSSELAEVDEGALAEVPEPERVEATPSQDEMVKRDIGGEASRAAEDIPRDELGLMDISGSPQVLDAMIREANMLEGCSYGGLQGATAIHGFLDGFESASSENVTGFSLSIPKKAPPSGVIGSSSSPKLVDLFPAHSVNPDRRQNIVLYVPEDAQASVLHHEAFHQFREEHKAEVRDLTKKNDTYKLLSEKLQADLVTARDEHAEMAEQAEAEEFKKNIDILASKKEVVQAQLESTETQLQVAKEKTSVQVEKIKELQSQFDLAISDKANLANELEVARSEVTVANTKANANVAQFRVDVEAI; encoded by the exons ATGACGCCCCCATCTGGTGACGAAGAAGTCCTTCCATCTTCTCCGAAGCAGgtcaaagagaagaagagaaaaggggctccgagttccccgggCTCGGAAAATAAAAAATCGGTGAGGAAGTCTCGCAAGCCCAAGGGGGACACCGGTGTTATGCCTTCGGACTTGATCCGCCGATTaagggatgagcccgaagaaggagaagaggaagaTAATTCCAAACTAGTGACCCTTGTGCGGGCAAATGTTTTGATACAAAAGTCCTCCGAATTGGCGGAGGTTGATGAGGGAGCTTTGGCCGAAGTTCCTGAACCAGAAAGAGTTGAGGCCACTCCATCCCAAGATGAGATGGTCAAGAGAGATATCGGGGGAGAGGCTTCCCGGGCAGCGGAAGATATCCCGAGGGACGAGCTCGGACTGATGGATATTTCTGGATCCCCTCAGGTTTTGGATGCTATGATCCGTGAGGCCAATATGTTAGAAGGTTGCTCTTACGGGGGTCTTCAGGGGGCGACTGCtatccatggcttcttggatGGTTTTGAGTCTGCTTCCTCGGAGAATGTCACCGGGTTTAGTTTATCGATACCGAAGAAAGCACCACCATCGGGTGTTATTGGGTCTTCATCGAGCCCAAAACTGGTGGACCTTTTCCCGGCCCATAGTGTTAACCCCGACCGCAGGCAGAATATAGTGCTTTATGTCCCAGAGGATGCTCAG gcttcggtgttgcatcatgAGGCTTTCCATCAATTCCGGGAGGAGCACAAGGCTGAGGTTCGGGACCTCACTAAGAAAAATGATACttacaagcttctcagtgagaagCTTCAGGCCGATTTAGTGACGGCTCGAGATGAGCATGCCGAGATGGCCGAGCAG GCCGAGGCGGAAGAATTCAAAAAGAACATAGACATCctagcctcgaaaaaggaagTCGTTCAAGCGCAATTGGAGTCGACCGAGACCCAACTCCAAGTTGCAAAAGAGAAGACCTCGGTGCAGGTCGAGAAGATCAAAGAGCTTCAGTCTCAGTTTGATTTGGCCATTTCTGATAAAGCAAACTTGGCCAAcgaacttgaagtggccagatctgaggtgacTGTGGCCAATACAAAAGCTAATGCAAATGTGGCCCAGTTTAGGGTCGACGTCGAGGCCATCTAG